In Sander lucioperca isolate FBNREF2018 chromosome 12, SLUC_FBN_1.2, whole genome shotgun sequence, one DNA window encodes the following:
- the csde1 gene encoding cold shock domain-containing protein E1 isoform X14, whose amino-acid sequence MGSPWKGFVEFTLPASPPTAFVSADLSSTSPVGLSLSPYGRSHIQVHSPMSEMERGSSEPPVARNTGSAPSTSTGPMPIPRSSSVSCHPHPGSKKHKRTPLYQRSMSFDPGMLHNNGHTAYANGTGPGIRETGVVEKLLTSYGFIQCSERQARLFFHCSQYNGNLQELKIGDDVEFEVSSDRRTGKPIAVKLLKIKPEVLPEERISGQVGPDLHAYPFTVLHGYIHPVVSAIPVHLDGKSAPGQVPTGSVCYERNGEVFYLTYTPDDVEGNIHLDTGDKVSFYMETNKHTGAVSARNIQLVKKKQMRCQGVVCATKEAFGFIERADVVKEIFFHYSEFKGDLEALQAGDDVEFTIKDRNGKEVATDVRLLPQGTVIFEDISIEQFEGTVVKVIPKVPTKNQNDPLPGRISSRIGFTDKELPFGEKDTKSKVTLLEGDHIQFNISTDRRDKLERATNIDILPDTFDFTKETREMGVIAAIRDGFGFIKCVDRDARMFFHFSEVLEESQLHISDEVEFTVVPVGPVYKLFTKDMLSAQRNHAVRIKKLPKGTVSFHTQSEQRFMGVVEKEVVATTTKNASPTKSKEKKKDKAKVVEKEAEEGVIAYEDCGVKLTVPYHNKDLEGGGYPQVGDKVEFSINEVKRTGQQSAVSIRVLNRNASNAKRLLGFVATLKDNFGFIETANHDQEIFFHYSEMCGDLENLELGDTVEYTLSKGKGNKVSAEKVTKVAAVNGISEDVGATAMMGKVIRPLRSVDPSQTEYQGLIEVTEEGWCQVLGLIDPTFKAD is encoded by the exons ATGGGCAGCCCCTGGAAAGGCTTTGTTGAGTTTACCTTGCCTGCGTCGCCACCCACCGCGTTTGTTAGCGCTGACCTGAGCAGCACCTCCCCTGTCGGACTCAGCCTGTCGCCATATGGCCGATCT CATATCCAAGTCCATTCCCCAATGTCAGAAATGGAAAGAGGCTCCTCTGAACCTCCAGTGGCTCGCAACACTGGCTCTGCCCCATCTACCTCTACTGGTCCCATGCCTATCCCCCGCTCCTCCTCAGTCTCTTGCCATCCCCACCCAGGAAGTAAAAAACACAAGCGGACTCCCTTGTATCAGAGATCA ATGAGTTTCGACCCAGGCATGCTCCATAATAATGGACATACTGCGTACGCCAACGGCACAGGGCCTGGCATTAGAGAGACTGGTGTGGTGGAGAAGCTTCTGACTTCCTACGGGTTCATCCAGTGCTCCGAACGTCAGGCTCGTCTCTTCTTCCACTGCTCCCAGTACAATGGCAACCTGCAGGAGCTTAAAATAGGAG ATGATGTAGAGTTTGAGGTATCCTCTGACAGGCGCACTGGCAAGCCCATAGCAGTGAAGCTGCTAAAGATAAAGCCAGAGGTGCTGCCAGAGGAGCGCATCTCGGGCCAGGTGGGGCCAGACCTGCACGCCTATCCCTTTACTGTGCTGCATGGTTATATTCATCCA GTTGTCTCTGCAATCCCAGTGCACTTGGATGGAAAGTCTGCTCCCGGCCAGGTGCCCACTGGCAGTGTTTGTTATGAAAGAAATGGG GAAGTGTTTTACCTTACCTATACTCCTGATGATGTGGAGGGGAATATCCACCTGGACACAGGCGACAAAGTCAGCTTTTATATGGAAACCAACAAGCA TACTGGTGCAGTCAGTGCTCGTAATATTCAACTTGTGAAGAAAAAGCAAATGAGGTGCCAGGGTGTGGTGTGTGCTACAAAG GAGGCTTTTGGATTCATTGAGAGGGCAGATGTGGTGAAGGAGATCTTCTTTCACTACAGCGAGTTCAAGGGTGATCTGGAGGCTCTGCAGGCTGGAGATGATGTTGAGTTCACCATCAAAGACCGGAAT GGTAAAGAAGTAGCCACAGACGTAAGGCTGCTCCCCCAAGGAACAGTCATCTTTGAGGATATCAGCATCGAGCAGTTCGAAGGCACTGTTGTTAAGGTCATTCCCAAGGTTCCCACCAAAAACCAG AACGACCCTCTACCAGGCCGCATCAGTTCCCGGATTGGTTTCACTGACAAGGAACTGCCGTTTGGCGAGAAAGACACAAAGTCCAAGGTGACCCTTTTGGAGGGAGACCACATACAGTTCAACATCTCCACCGACCGCAGAGACAAGCTGGAGAGGGCTACCAACATCGACATCCTCCCAGACACCTTCGACTTTACCAAGGAGACCCGTGAAATG GGGGTGATTGCGGCTATACGCGATGGCTTTGGCTTCATTAAGTGTGTGGATCGGGATGCCAGGATGTTCTTTCACTTCAGTGAAGTCCTGGAGGAAAGCCAACTGCACATCTCAGATGAAGTGGAGTTCACTGTTGTGCCTGTAGGTCCTGTTTATAAGCTTTTCACAAAA GATATGCTGTCAGCTCAGAGGAACCATGCAGTGCGCATCAAGAAGCTGCCAAAGGGCACAGTGTCCTTCCATACCCAGTCTGAGCAACGCTTTATGGGTGTGGTGGAGAAGGAAGTTGTGGCAACCACCACCAAGAATGCAAGTCCCACCAAGAGCAAGGAAAAG AAAAAAGACAAG GCTAAAGTTGTAGAAAAG GAAGCTGAGGAAGGAGTGATTGCCTATGAAGACTGTGGAGTGAAGCTCACCGTGCCATATCATAACAAGGACCTAGAGGGGGGAGGATACCCACAGGTCGGAGACAAG GTGGAATTCTCCATCAACGAAGTGAAGCGAACTGGCCAGCAGAGCGCCGTCTCCATTAGGGTCCTCAACCGTAATGCCTCCAATGCCAAGAGACTGCTTGGATTTGTTGCCACACTGAAGGACAACTTTGGCTTCATTGAGACGGCAAATCATGACCAGGAGATTTTCTTTCACTATAG TGAAATGTGTGGAGACCTGGAGAACTTGGAGCTGGGCGACACAGTGGAGTACACTCTCTCTAAGGGAAAAGGAAACAAAGTCAGTGCTGAAAAGGTTACCAAAGTGGCTGCAG TGAATGGCATTAGTGAGGATGTTGGTGCGACAGCGATGATGGGGAAAGTTATCCGTCCCTTACGCAGTGTGGACCCTTCCCAGACTGAATACCAAGGACTTATTGAAGTCACAGAGGAAGGTTGGTGTCAAGTTTTGGGACTTATTGACCCAACATttaaagcag aTTAA
- the csde1 gene encoding cold shock domain-containing protein E1 isoform X3, whose translation MGSPWKGFVEFTLPASPPTAFVSADLSSTSPVGLSLSPYGRSHIQVHSPMSEMERGSSEPPVARNTGSAPSTSTGPMPIPRSSSVSCHPHPGSKKHKRTPLYQRSMSFDPGMLHNNGHTAYANGTGPGIRETGVVEKLLTSYGFIQCSERQARLFFHCSQYNGNLQELKIGDDVEFEVSSDRRTGKPIAVKLLKIKPEVLPEERISGQVGPDLHAYPFTVLHGYIHPVVSAIPVHLDGKSAPGQVPTGSVCYERNGEVFYLTYTPDDVEGNIHLDTGDKVSFYMETNKHTGAVSARNIQLVKKKQMRCQGVVCATKEAFGFIERADVVKEIFFHYSEFKGDLEALQAGDDVEFTIKDRNGKEVATDVRLLPQGTVIFEDISIEQFEGTVVKVIPKVPTKNQNDPLPGRISSRIGFTDKELPFGEKDTKSKVTLLEGDHIQFNISTDRRDKLERATNIDILPDTFDFTKETREMGVIAAIRDGFGFIKCVDRDARMFFHFSEVLEESQLHISDEVEFTVVPVGPVYKLFTKDMLSAQRNHAVRIKKLPKGTVSFHTQSEQRFMGVVEKEVVATTTKNASPTKSKEKKKDKEAEEGVIAYEDCGVKLTVPYHNKDLEGGGYPQVGDKVEFSINEVKRTGQQSAVSIRVLNRNASNAKRLLGFVATLKDNFGFIETANHDQEIFFHYSEMCGDLENLELGDTVEYTLSKGKGNKVSAEKVTKVAAVNGISEDVGATAMMGKVIRPLRSVDPSQTEYQGLIEVTEEGATKGQNYPFGIMGMSNKADCLQKGELVKFQVCTVAQTGQKMACNVVPQRRAMVECVKDQFGFITYEVGESKKLFFHVKEVQDGLELQTGDEVEFSVVLNQRTGKCSACNVRRVSEGPKQVATPRPDRLVNRLKSITLDDASAPRLVIVRQPRGPDNSKGFNVERKTRQPGVID comes from the exons ATGGGCAGCCCCTGGAAAGGCTTTGTTGAGTTTACCTTGCCTGCGTCGCCACCCACCGCGTTTGTTAGCGCTGACCTGAGCAGCACCTCCCCTGTCGGACTCAGCCTGTCGCCATATGGCCGATCT CATATCCAAGTCCATTCCCCAATGTCAGAAATGGAAAGAGGCTCCTCTGAACCTCCAGTGGCTCGCAACACTGGCTCTGCCCCATCTACCTCTACTGGTCCCATGCCTATCCCCCGCTCCTCCTCAGTCTCTTGCCATCCCCACCCAGGAAGTAAAAAACACAAGCGGACTCCCTTGTATCAGAGATCA ATGAGTTTCGACCCAGGCATGCTCCATAATAATGGACATACTGCGTACGCCAACGGCACAGGGCCTGGCATTAGAGAGACTGGTGTGGTGGAGAAGCTTCTGACTTCCTACGGGTTCATCCAGTGCTCCGAACGTCAGGCTCGTCTCTTCTTCCACTGCTCCCAGTACAATGGCAACCTGCAGGAGCTTAAAATAGGAG ATGATGTAGAGTTTGAGGTATCCTCTGACAGGCGCACTGGCAAGCCCATAGCAGTGAAGCTGCTAAAGATAAAGCCAGAGGTGCTGCCAGAGGAGCGCATCTCGGGCCAGGTGGGGCCAGACCTGCACGCCTATCCCTTTACTGTGCTGCATGGTTATATTCATCCA GTTGTCTCTGCAATCCCAGTGCACTTGGATGGAAAGTCTGCTCCCGGCCAGGTGCCCACTGGCAGTGTTTGTTATGAAAGAAATGGG GAAGTGTTTTACCTTACCTATACTCCTGATGATGTGGAGGGGAATATCCACCTGGACACAGGCGACAAAGTCAGCTTTTATATGGAAACCAACAAGCA TACTGGTGCAGTCAGTGCTCGTAATATTCAACTTGTGAAGAAAAAGCAAATGAGGTGCCAGGGTGTGGTGTGTGCTACAAAG GAGGCTTTTGGATTCATTGAGAGGGCAGATGTGGTGAAGGAGATCTTCTTTCACTACAGCGAGTTCAAGGGTGATCTGGAGGCTCTGCAGGCTGGAGATGATGTTGAGTTCACCATCAAAGACCGGAAT GGTAAAGAAGTAGCCACAGACGTAAGGCTGCTCCCCCAAGGAACAGTCATCTTTGAGGATATCAGCATCGAGCAGTTCGAAGGCACTGTTGTTAAGGTCATTCCCAAGGTTCCCACCAAAAACCAG AACGACCCTCTACCAGGCCGCATCAGTTCCCGGATTGGTTTCACTGACAAGGAACTGCCGTTTGGCGAGAAAGACACAAAGTCCAAGGTGACCCTTTTGGAGGGAGACCACATACAGTTCAACATCTCCACCGACCGCAGAGACAAGCTGGAGAGGGCTACCAACATCGACATCCTCCCAGACACCTTCGACTTTACCAAGGAGACCCGTGAAATG GGGGTGATTGCGGCTATACGCGATGGCTTTGGCTTCATTAAGTGTGTGGATCGGGATGCCAGGATGTTCTTTCACTTCAGTGAAGTCCTGGAGGAAAGCCAACTGCACATCTCAGATGAAGTGGAGTTCACTGTTGTGCCTGTAGGTCCTGTTTATAAGCTTTTCACAAAA GATATGCTGTCAGCTCAGAGGAACCATGCAGTGCGCATCAAGAAGCTGCCAAAGGGCACAGTGTCCTTCCATACCCAGTCTGAGCAACGCTTTATGGGTGTGGTGGAGAAGGAAGTTGTGGCAACCACCACCAAGAATGCAAGTCCCACCAAGAGCAAGGAAAAG AAAAAAGACAAG GAAGCTGAGGAAGGAGTGATTGCCTATGAAGACTGTGGAGTGAAGCTCACCGTGCCATATCATAACAAGGACCTAGAGGGGGGAGGATACCCACAGGTCGGAGACAAG GTGGAATTCTCCATCAACGAAGTGAAGCGAACTGGCCAGCAGAGCGCCGTCTCCATTAGGGTCCTCAACCGTAATGCCTCCAATGCCAAGAGACTGCTTGGATTTGTTGCCACACTGAAGGACAACTTTGGCTTCATTGAGACGGCAAATCATGACCAGGAGATTTTCTTTCACTATAG TGAAATGTGTGGAGACCTGGAGAACTTGGAGCTGGGCGACACAGTGGAGTACACTCTCTCTAAGGGAAAAGGAAACAAAGTCAGTGCTGAAAAGGTTACCAAAGTGGCTGCAG TGAATGGCATTAGTGAGGATGTTGGTGCGACAGCGATGATGGGGAAAGTTATCCGTCCCTTACGCAGTGTGGACCCTTCCCAGACTGAATACCAAGGACTTATTGAAGTCACAGAGGAAG GTGCAACTAAAGGTCAGAATTATCCCTTTGGAATCATGGGTATGTCAAACAAGGCCGATTGTCTGCAGAAAGGAGAACTTGTTAAGTTCCAGGTTTGCACAGTAGCCCAAACTGGTCAGAAGATGGCCTGTAATGTGGTACCTCAGCGTAGAGCCATGGTGGAGTGTGTCAAAGACCAG TTTGGCTTCATCACATATGAAGTGGGCGAGAGCAAGAAGCTGTTCTTCCATGTAAAAGAAGTGCAAGATGGCCTAGAGCTCCAGACTGGGGATGAGGTGGAGTTCTCGGTTGTCCTCAATCAACGCACAGGAAAATGTAGTGCCTGCAACGTCCGCAGAGTCAG TGAGGGGCCTAAACAGGTGGCCACTCCGCGTCCAGATCGTCTGGTAAACCGATTAAAGAGCATCACTCTTGACGACGCCAGTGCTCCTCGCCTGGTGATTGTAAGACAGCCCCGTGGTCCTGACAATTCAAAG GGCTTTAATGTGGAGCGCAAGACTCGCCAGCCTGGTGTCATTGACTGA
- the csde1 gene encoding cold shock domain-containing protein E1 isoform X6, whose translation MGSPWKGFVEFTLPASPPTAFVSADLSSTSPVGLSLSPYGRSHIQVHSPMSEMERGSSEPPVARNTGSAPSTSTGPMPIPRSSSVSCHPHPGSKKHKRTPLYQRSMSFDPGMLHNNGHTAYANGTGPGIRETGVVEKLLTSYGFIQCSERQARLFFHCSQYNGNLQELKIGDDVEFEVSSDRRTGKPIAVKLLKIKPEVLPEERISGQVGPDLHAYPFTVLHGYIHPVVSAIPVHLDGKSAPGQVPTGSVCYERNGEVFYLTYTPDDVEGNIHLDTGDKVSFYMETNKHTGAVSARNIQLVKKKQMRCQGVVCATKEAFGFIERADVVKEIFFHYSEFKGDLEALQAGDDVEFTIKDRNGKEVATDVRLLPQGTVIFEDISIEQFEGTVVKVIPKVPTKNQNDPLPGRISSRIGFTDKELPFGEKDTKSKVTLLEGDHIQFNISTDRRDKLERATNIDILPDTFDFTKETREMGVIAAIRDGFGFIKCVDRDARMFFHFSEVLEESQLHISDEVEFTVVPDMLSAQRNHAVRIKKLPKGTVSFHTQSEQRFMGVVEKEVVATTTKNASPTKSKEKAKVVEKEAEEGVIAYEDCGVKLTVPYHNKDLEGGGYPQVGDKVEFSINEVKRTGQQSAVSIRVLNRNASNAKRLLGFVATLKDNFGFIETANHDQEIFFHYSEMCGDLENLELGDTVEYTLSKGKGNKVSAEKVTKVAAVNGISEDVGATAMMGKVIRPLRSVDPSQTEYQGLIEVTEEGATKGQNYPFGIMGMSNKADCLQKGELVKFQVCTVAQTGQKMACNVVPQRRAMVECVKDQFGFITYEVGESKKLFFHVKEVQDGLELQTGDEVEFSVVLNQRTGKCSACNVRRVSEGPKQVATPRPDRLVNRLKSITLDDASAPRLVIVRQPRGPDNSKGFNVERKTRQPGVID comes from the exons ATGGGCAGCCCCTGGAAAGGCTTTGTTGAGTTTACCTTGCCTGCGTCGCCACCCACCGCGTTTGTTAGCGCTGACCTGAGCAGCACCTCCCCTGTCGGACTCAGCCTGTCGCCATATGGCCGATCT CATATCCAAGTCCATTCCCCAATGTCAGAAATGGAAAGAGGCTCCTCTGAACCTCCAGTGGCTCGCAACACTGGCTCTGCCCCATCTACCTCTACTGGTCCCATGCCTATCCCCCGCTCCTCCTCAGTCTCTTGCCATCCCCACCCAGGAAGTAAAAAACACAAGCGGACTCCCTTGTATCAGAGATCA ATGAGTTTCGACCCAGGCATGCTCCATAATAATGGACATACTGCGTACGCCAACGGCACAGGGCCTGGCATTAGAGAGACTGGTGTGGTGGAGAAGCTTCTGACTTCCTACGGGTTCATCCAGTGCTCCGAACGTCAGGCTCGTCTCTTCTTCCACTGCTCCCAGTACAATGGCAACCTGCAGGAGCTTAAAATAGGAG ATGATGTAGAGTTTGAGGTATCCTCTGACAGGCGCACTGGCAAGCCCATAGCAGTGAAGCTGCTAAAGATAAAGCCAGAGGTGCTGCCAGAGGAGCGCATCTCGGGCCAGGTGGGGCCAGACCTGCACGCCTATCCCTTTACTGTGCTGCATGGTTATATTCATCCA GTTGTCTCTGCAATCCCAGTGCACTTGGATGGAAAGTCTGCTCCCGGCCAGGTGCCCACTGGCAGTGTTTGTTATGAAAGAAATGGG GAAGTGTTTTACCTTACCTATACTCCTGATGATGTGGAGGGGAATATCCACCTGGACACAGGCGACAAAGTCAGCTTTTATATGGAAACCAACAAGCA TACTGGTGCAGTCAGTGCTCGTAATATTCAACTTGTGAAGAAAAAGCAAATGAGGTGCCAGGGTGTGGTGTGTGCTACAAAG GAGGCTTTTGGATTCATTGAGAGGGCAGATGTGGTGAAGGAGATCTTCTTTCACTACAGCGAGTTCAAGGGTGATCTGGAGGCTCTGCAGGCTGGAGATGATGTTGAGTTCACCATCAAAGACCGGAAT GGTAAAGAAGTAGCCACAGACGTAAGGCTGCTCCCCCAAGGAACAGTCATCTTTGAGGATATCAGCATCGAGCAGTTCGAAGGCACTGTTGTTAAGGTCATTCCCAAGGTTCCCACCAAAAACCAG AACGACCCTCTACCAGGCCGCATCAGTTCCCGGATTGGTTTCACTGACAAGGAACTGCCGTTTGGCGAGAAAGACACAAAGTCCAAGGTGACCCTTTTGGAGGGAGACCACATACAGTTCAACATCTCCACCGACCGCAGAGACAAGCTGGAGAGGGCTACCAACATCGACATCCTCCCAGACACCTTCGACTTTACCAAGGAGACCCGTGAAATG GGGGTGATTGCGGCTATACGCGATGGCTTTGGCTTCATTAAGTGTGTGGATCGGGATGCCAGGATGTTCTTTCACTTCAGTGAAGTCCTGGAGGAAAGCCAACTGCACATCTCAGATGAAGTGGAGTTCACTGTTGTGCCT GATATGCTGTCAGCTCAGAGGAACCATGCAGTGCGCATCAAGAAGCTGCCAAAGGGCACAGTGTCCTTCCATACCCAGTCTGAGCAACGCTTTATGGGTGTGGTGGAGAAGGAAGTTGTGGCAACCACCACCAAGAATGCAAGTCCCACCAAGAGCAAGGAAAAG GCTAAAGTTGTAGAAAAG GAAGCTGAGGAAGGAGTGATTGCCTATGAAGACTGTGGAGTGAAGCTCACCGTGCCATATCATAACAAGGACCTAGAGGGGGGAGGATACCCACAGGTCGGAGACAAG GTGGAATTCTCCATCAACGAAGTGAAGCGAACTGGCCAGCAGAGCGCCGTCTCCATTAGGGTCCTCAACCGTAATGCCTCCAATGCCAAGAGACTGCTTGGATTTGTTGCCACACTGAAGGACAACTTTGGCTTCATTGAGACGGCAAATCATGACCAGGAGATTTTCTTTCACTATAG TGAAATGTGTGGAGACCTGGAGAACTTGGAGCTGGGCGACACAGTGGAGTACACTCTCTCTAAGGGAAAAGGAAACAAAGTCAGTGCTGAAAAGGTTACCAAAGTGGCTGCAG TGAATGGCATTAGTGAGGATGTTGGTGCGACAGCGATGATGGGGAAAGTTATCCGTCCCTTACGCAGTGTGGACCCTTCCCAGACTGAATACCAAGGACTTATTGAAGTCACAGAGGAAG GTGCAACTAAAGGTCAGAATTATCCCTTTGGAATCATGGGTATGTCAAACAAGGCCGATTGTCTGCAGAAAGGAGAACTTGTTAAGTTCCAGGTTTGCACAGTAGCCCAAACTGGTCAGAAGATGGCCTGTAATGTGGTACCTCAGCGTAGAGCCATGGTGGAGTGTGTCAAAGACCAG TTTGGCTTCATCACATATGAAGTGGGCGAGAGCAAGAAGCTGTTCTTCCATGTAAAAGAAGTGCAAGATGGCCTAGAGCTCCAGACTGGGGATGAGGTGGAGTTCTCGGTTGTCCTCAATCAACGCACAGGAAAATGTAGTGCCTGCAACGTCCGCAGAGTCAG TGAGGGGCCTAAACAGGTGGCCACTCCGCGTCCAGATCGTCTGGTAAACCGATTAAAGAGCATCACTCTTGACGACGCCAGTGCTCCTCGCCTGGTGATTGTAAGACAGCCCCGTGGTCCTGACAATTCAAAG GGCTTTAATGTGGAGCGCAAGACTCGCCAGCCTGGTGTCATTGACTGA